The following nucleotide sequence is from Drosophila simulans strain w501 chromosome 3L, Prin_Dsim_3.1, whole genome shotgun sequence.
CGCCTGCTGCAGATCGTTCCCGGAGCGGAGCATGCCCCGCGGCATCAGTCGCTCCCTGTAGATGTCGCACTCGCCGCTGGAGTTGCTCAGCGCGAACTGCAATCGCACCAGAGTGGGCAGTTGCAGGTCGTGCTGCTGCTTGTACACCTTCTCCACCTTCATGGTGGCCGAGAAGTTCACCCGCCGATCGGCGGACATCGACTTGAAGACACCCTGGAAAACGGTGGGCGCCGCAAAGGCCAACTGGGCGGGATCCCGGGCGGAGCAGTAGCGGTTGTATCGCTGGTGCTTCTGCTGGTGCTTcctgcgctgctgctgctgctggtggtgcttgTTGCCGCTCttgtgctgatgctgctggcgctgctccTTGTGCTGATCCTGCCGCTGGCGGCGATGATCGCGCTTGTCCTGCTGCATCTGTTGCCGGTGGCCGGTGCGCTGTTGCTGCCGGCTGCCGTTGGTGTTGCTGCCATCCCGACGACTTCGCGCCGCCAGCTCCGGACTGTGATCCTCCAACTGGCTCTCTGGCATCTCGTAGGACTCGATGAGATAGCTCCGCACCGCCGGCCGACTGCTGTAGTTGCTCGGCAATTGCGCTATGCTCTCTGGCTGATGTGGCAGCTGTGATGGTTGAATGTGGCGACGCATTTTGCTGCTCGCCGCCTCGCTGGGCATGCCattgtataataaattatatatttgacTATTGATTAACGTATTTGGAACTTTTTGCAttgactgctgctgctgttgctgctgctctggcACGGCAGCCACATGTTGCTCCTGCTGAGCGGGTGTACTGCTGCCGGCGTCGAATACTGTTGCTGGCTTTAACTTAACATTGCTACGGCTACTAAGACTATTGCTGTTGAGGCTGAGCAGCCTACTTAAGATATTGTtgtcgatgttgctgctgcttctactgctgctgctaccgCTCTCGGCGGAGCTTTCACTGCTCCCGCTGCCATTATCCGAACTCAGTGGTATATAGTAGCTGCTTTCTTCGGCACTGCCTTCCCATAATCTTGgaagatgctgctgctgctgttgttgctgctgttgctgctgcgtcgTCGCCGACGACGACAACACACATGTGTTTAGTAGCAACATGTAGCTGATAATTAGCAATATCAATGGCATTagttgcttttttgtttttagactCCATTTGCGCAAATGTTGCGCATACATGGCGTCCTCCAaagttgttgctgctattgCCCCGACTTTATGTACAAAATCTCGATAGcgagtgttgctgctgcgctttGCTGCTGCGTACTGCTgcgtgatgctgctgctgctgggggaTTGgtgtgtcctgtgtccttGCAATTTGCCTAAACGTGACAAATGTAAAATTCGCTGCCTCGTCGTTGTGGCTTGTCGTATTTCCGTTTATCCTGCAAATACTTTCGATAGTTTCGTAGCATTTTGAGCGACAGCAGGGGCAAGAGAGAGACGGACTGttcgagagcgagagagagggggaTAGTGTCTTTCGGACTGGTCTAACACACTGTATGCCTAGCATTAATTTATGAACACTTGGCCGCACTCgatagttgctgttgcttttgatgttgctgctgttgctgctgctgctgttgctgcttatTTTGGTGACTCATTTTTGTTATCTGAACAGAATTTCGCCGCGTTTCACTTGAGCGATCGCTAGGAGTCGACGCACGGCCACGCCCCGCTGCACGCCCCCCCAAATTGGACGGGCCTAAGGTCGCGTGGCGTTTGATTTTTCCCCCACTTTTTTCGTAGCGCTTTTCTTCACGAGGCTTTTCACGCGCGCGATCGTTTCGTATCTCCTCGATTCGGGTTCGGATTCGTAtttgtattcgtattcgtttGTGGGGCTCGGATATTCGTACTCGTATTCGGCTTTAGCTTCGGCTGCCGCtcctgatgctgctgttgcgttTGCTGCTCTTGTAATTGTAATCCTCGGCGCCAGATATACGATAATGTTTGTCTGGCCGTATACGCGATCTCTCGCCTATATAGCCGTAGTCGCACCCGTAGTCGTAGCCGTAGTCTGATTCACGAGTCGTCTTTTCTGGCACACACACCGCTGCAGATCTCTGATCtctgatgacgacgacgacgacgacgaagacgacgatgatgatggggatggcgatgatgatgatggtggtgatggtgatggtggatGTTGGACGGCGGATGGTGTACGGCGATGATGATGTGCGATATAGCAGACGCGGACACTCACGCGTATCtcacggatacggatacacGGACGGGGCATACACAACACACACGTCTTCTAATTTTAGACAAAAGtaattataaaagaaaaaacagagCAGAGTGCGCCGCGTTCAGCTTATACGCATATATATCTTCtactttggctttggctagATATATGTgcaatacatatatacccgCATCTGCTGATGTATTTGTGCACCTTTTCGATGTCTGCGTGCTCACTAGCCGATTATATAGAAAAGTCGTCGCAACAGTCGGCTCtagatgtatatatatattttttgtgcatatatagtatatgcaACATGGGAACGCACACAATCACACGCGCTGGCACGAGAATCgatcgtttttgttttatatatctGTGCGTATATATGTCTATGTGATAAGTACATATACCAAGTGCAGGCAGAAGTTGTTGCTTCAGCAGAGCCAAGATCTATGAAGATGCCCCGGCTGTTGTTgcactgttgttgtttttattgttatagttgccactgctgtttttttttcattcattccGCAAAAAGTCCGCTTTGCCGGGGAAAATCAGCAATTGCACACGCTTAATGAAAACGAAAGTCCTTTTACACGTTCGATCGATTTGTGTTGTTCGATTTGCTTGGTGGGTCACTTCGGTTACTCCAGCTGATGAAATTCGCTGGGAACTTTTTTCttgaatattaataaatcaaCGATTTTTCACACAGAATTTCACTGATTTCAAAACACTCCACTCGGATCTGCTGTTGTCTGGGTGATCTTTTATCAACGCCCTCAGTGAGTATCtgaacaataataatatttggcTATCTTTCGGATTGCCGACAATCGCGCGCCCGTTCCGTTGCCGTCGAATGGTTTCTGCGGACTGTCGGTGGAAACTAACTGATTGTGTATGTTGGTTTAAAATTATTCTTTTCTCTGCTCCTAACACAGGCGGAATTTCGtataattctttttttatttgggcGAAATCGCTCTACGGAGCGGCACAGGTCTGCTCGATTTGACGCCGCGAAAACGACTCAAACGTATCTCACCGATGCAGAGCAGAGTTGTAGCATTCACAACGTATCTCACGGATACAACTCAAACGTATCTCACGACTCAAACGTATCTCACTGGTCGGAATTTGTTCGACTGCGTTCGGCCGTGTTCGAATATCTTCGGCACGCTCTTTTCGCTCAAACGTTGAGTGTTTTCTCCAACGTTTTCTTCTCGCAGCAACGCCAGCATTTTCTCAACCCTGCAGTTTTCTCTCAACAATTTCGGGTGATCCAATTCattactttatattaattacttaAAGGCGATTTGTGGTTAACAATTGGGATATTTAATATGGAACATCAAGGTTGGCACGAGACCTTTAGTTATTCGAAAACACCTCTAGGTCTCTAAAAGTATGCTTCACAATAAGCTAATATCTCTAGAGATTGCTCTGGTACTTTTATCCTCTAATTCTCTAAATCTTTAAGGTTCTCACCACTTCaaataaccttttttttttttaccaaattTAGGGTATTACAACATATTTTGTAGAACAAAATCCGATttactctctctctctctctcaaaCTCCCTTTTTTCCTCTGCTGCAAGGATAATTTCTTACCGTAATAAGTCTTACAAAAAACTAGAACTTCTAGAAAAACTTTTCACACCCACAAcgtattaaaaaaatatcgtCGTTACAAGTTAAAGTTAAAATCGAACTAGAATGGAAATCGACCCCGTTGACGTTTAAATAGGCGTCTAACGACGATATAACCAATCCAATAGATAAATATAGATAAGGGGACTGTTTCCATTGGCGTTTGCTCCCATTTCCAATAAGTTACTCATAATCGTCGAGCTTCTGATAGGCTGATATAAATGATTACCAGTCGGAGggtctttaaaaattattgctcatacgcaaaGAGTTCAAGTCCTAGTTCAATGAGTCATTCCAAGTAATTGAATGAAAGAGGTGCGTTTATGCTGCGTTTGAATAAGTTAAATGTACTGTCGGCGATTTTATCTAGTTCAAGAAAGTTTGGATTCATAACTGATCTTAGATACCATCACAAACAATTTGCCTAAATGCAATGAGCAATATGTTAATAAATTTCCGAattaattcgaaatatttattcctAATCGATCGATCACAATATGAGAATCTTACAAAACTCGTCAATCTcaatttagttttgctttCATCCAACAGATCTTAACTCAACgctttcgtttgttttgaCTTCGGTTCCGGATTTCCTCCCgtttttgatattttcttATGATGACTGCGGCGGCGAGTCGTCGTTCTTCTGGGGGCTCAGCTTTTTTCCCATGATTATTTGCTTTATTGTCAAATGTCAAGCCCATAACAGCGACTACAGAAAAAACAAACTGCGGCAGGTGATTCCGTCCAGCGCTTGGAAGTCGTGTAAActtaacgttttttttttattttgtttcttactTGCCCCAGCTGCTGATGTTTCactcgctgttgttgttattgtcaAACAAAGCTTCCACTTGTTCTACGCACTGcgcataacaataaaagaagctgacagaagaaaaaaaaataaaagagaaaaagcATAAAAGGGGAGCTTAGGTGGGGCGGCAGTGGTGTGGTGACAAGTGCGACAATTGTAAGAAAAGCCAGAAGCAAAGAAGGGTTCAAAGTCGGCCACTTGTGACGGAGTTGGGCCAACTTGGTCTACGTCATTGCCAGTTTCTGAATGAGCGAATCAGGTACTTACCCTACTTACCGCCAGCTGATAAGagcgcaaaaaacaaaacaaacgctACCAAATGATAGTGTTCTTATCGATTGGGCTAACTAGTGTTCCTACGCAAAAAGCGCCCGGAAGCGGAAATAAAGCTCGACACCTGTCGCCGCTGCTCAGCGATCAGCGTTCAGCGTTCAGAGTTCAGAGTTCGGGCAGGTAGATTGTCTTCAGTTTGGTAAGCATATATTTGAAAAGCtgcaaaaagagagagaggctCCATTGTCTAGTACGGAAGGAAGTGCTGGAAGCAAACGTTGGACAAGCTGCAGAATCCAGGGATCCAGATCCCCTCACTCCCTTTTAGAACCTGGCCGACGACAGACAACAGCTGCCAAGCGCAGCGTCATTGTATCATCAACAAATGcccacatatatacatatgtacataaatacatatatacacaaacaatggcaacaagaacaacaagggCAGCGAGCCAAGcccacaacaataacaaacatgaaaacatgaaaattttccaaaagcAATTTCGAAATGCGCGCAGGCGCAAACATCCAATTCCTATTTCTCGTCACAGGGGAGGCCGGTAATGTAAGATGGTACCAAGTTGGGAAAATAAActaaaggaaaacaattcTAATTTAATTCCCACTAAGTAACTTAAAGATTTAGAAGGGTAAATTGTGAATGGTTTTAATAGTTCATATAAACATTATCTTATCACATTTAAATTCAGGTTCCGCATTTAGCCATCATAAAATGAGGTGCAAAATTCCATTCTAATAACGACTCTATTTCCGATTCGACAAGAGATTTACTGTTGGCAGTAATTATAAAGCTAGCAAATAGAGCTTTATGGCCAAGAGTAGGCACCAAGATATTGCAGTTGGGCAATCTATATGATTATGACACAAACAGACCGATAAGGATTGCTTGGTTTTTTTTGCTTATCTAGGCTCTCGAGACTCTGGCTAAGTGATTGCAATGAAAGTAAATGAGATTCAAATGCGTTGACCGTGCACTTGTTGCACTGGGCTATCCGCTGGTGTTAAATGTTCGAGCAACAGGGTCTGTGCAACCGAAGACAAAGCCGTTATAGCACTCTGATCCGATCTACCCGCCCTCGCCAGCCCAgcccatacatatatgtatgtatgtatggataTATCCCTCAGCCGTCTGAGACGCCGCTAAATTGTGTTAAAAACCCAACAGCCAAAGTACAGAACGTAGAAACCTCAAGATCCGAGCGGCCAGATAAACAACATGAGACAGAACGGAACGGAAccgaaaggaaaggaaagtaAGGAGCGAACTGAACTTGGTGCAATCTTCCGCATTATGAgtagctggctggctggctggctgagaAAACGGcgaggaaatggaaatgaaaatgcactTGGCTTACAGCAGATCGGGGCAGGTTGTTAGTGGTAGCGACATGTGGCCAGGGGCATGCAGTACGAGACTATCTGAAACTGGGCTCTAATTTCAATTGGGTTTCGTGGTTGTGGAAATTATTCAACAGCGCTAAGTACGCCCAGAGACTTGGAACTGGAACTGTCCATCCGTCCGTCCGCCTGGCTGTCCATCCGTGtgtcttttattttatatagtctgtttttctgtttctctgtgtgtttttttttctttctgtgtggGGGGCACCCACGCGTGACGTGACTCTTTGGTTTGGCTCTTCTATACCTGAGCCGCTTCCGTAAAAAGTTGCCgccgttgccgctgctgccgttcCCATTCCGGCTCCCCTTTCCCTTTCCGATTCCCATGGAAGGGCCATGGGCCATGGGCCATgggtatatggtatatggccATATTCCCTAACCTTACCCCCGTCCATCTGCTCTGCGGTTGATTCTCTTCAAGTGCATTGAAGCAAGTTGAAGGCTATTTTTCAACTTCAAATGTTTGCTAAATGACTTTTGATGATTTGTGGTGAGCCGTTGAGCCGGCGAGCAAGCCGACTTTAACTCCGAGTTGAGGGTTGTGAGCAGGGGCACGATAAATTaatgattatatttatttaatttcacttcGTACCGAGTGTTGACTGGCCGTCTAATTAGCCCCGAGACCAACCAGTGTCACTGAGCTGTTCCGGCTTGTCTTAGCATTGACCATTGGCCCGATAACTTTCCCCCAATCCGACCATACATATCCTCAAACGATTTACAAGCCGATGAGCTGGCACTTCCATGCTGTAGTGCGTTCAAGTGGCACAAACACCATAAAATCTAAGCAAATATTGGATGTTTGGCTTATCTATGGCTATGACTCCAGTCCCCCAAATCTTGGAACCGATCAACAATGGGTTTTCAAATGGGAAAAGCCCAGGTGACTCACATGCTTAATAAAGGGCAGTGCTTTGATCGCCGGAGGACAATGAACGGTGCTGAGGCGAATAACTTACTCGCGTGTCCATTTCGCCTAGGGGGAGGTGACAGCTCATCGTGGCGATCTGATAATAAACCGTCTGACGTTTgacattttttggcaaactttttgtttggcaaactCAAGCAGAAGACAACGACCAGACAGAAACAGAACGGAGCACAGAACAAAATCGCagtcgagttgagttgagcGGTACGGAGACAGCGACACGTGAATTGCAGATAATCAGCGTCGTGTCTGGGCCTAAAAATATGCTCCATGTAATTAGCCCCGCCAAATGGAGATGGAATACGAAAGCAGTCCTTCAAATACgcttatttttatgaagatttacaatttttaaaattattatcaacaagtttttattataatatatcaTCTTTAAAATTATAGCAATAGTAATTATATAGTTATatgcgaaacgaaacgaaccaTTGAAACGTGCAGTTGAATAGCGTAATATTTATACACTTGAAGGGTATTTAATATTCGTTGGTTTGCTCGGCGCTTTCCCTTTCCCATTTCCAGTGACTGCTCCAGACAACAGCAATGTGgcaaaaataaccaaaaacgTCTCGAGCTCCACACGAGTCACAATGAGGCGATGGATGGGCTATAAATAAAGAGTGGCAGACTCCTGAACTCCCGGCCGTAAGTGGAAGTCACAGCAGCTCCATAGATCGCAGATCATATCCATCTTCGTGCCGAAAACTCTAACTCGAGCACATGCCCCACATGCATGACTCAGACTGGTGAAATCCTCGGCTAATATTTCAATTAGgcgacaaataaaaaatgaaaagagggGGCCAGCAACGAGGTGAGTCTGCGAAGTTGATGACATGCCCAAACTTAATAAAAAGCGGCAGAAATGTGCCCTCGGACTTCGGGCTAAATAAATTCCATGGGACCCTAGGTGGTCGAATATTTTAACACTACCGGGCACAGGCCGCCGGAAGGCAGAAGTAGGAGCTGTCTGACCACTGGCATCGCTATAAGATGGAGCTGGgggatcggaatcgggatcgggatcggtgGCAAATCTGTGGCGCTGGCGTCTGCCTTTTAATGTAGAAAACTAGTCGAGGCGAATAATTTACGATGGCCAGGATTGCACAGCCAGCAGGATGAGCTGGTGGGGGGATGCGAGGGAAAACGGCGTTGACTTGACTTATCAATTTCACGGGAATCCAATCGATTTTTATATGAGAGCGAGCAGATAAACCGCAAAAATCAAGCAATAAAATCGCTTTGCCccagccgcaacaacaaaagcgaaataaaagcaacaacagtGCAAAATGAAGAGCAGAGACACAGGGCCAGAGGGGCTTTCGGGGATTCGTGGGAGCACAAGGGGGGAATTGGAGGGGGAGGGGTTTTCGGAGGGACAGAGGCGATGGGACTGCGAAAATACCAAAACGGCAATAAATGGTGTTGATATCCCGCCAAGCGTGTGAAGACGCTAACGATGCCGCCAAAACTTGTTAACCACAAAAATTATTGCATGAgatgaaataaattaaggtGGCGGCATCGGCATCGCTCCGGctgcaccaccatcaccaccaccagcaaccGCCGCCAGCGGCACCACCGAACTATCCGCTCTGCTTCCTATTCCTCGCATCCTTGCGGCGGCGACGATGGCGACGGTTCGTTCAGGCCGCCAGTGGCGACGACTCCCCCTGCTCCTTGTGCTCCCCCCCTGGAAACCGCGCTTAACCACCTCTGACCCCCCTCCGTCTCCACCCATGTGGCCATCGCCTGCtggcctttgttgttgctgctggcggtacatacgtgtgtgtgtgtactttcGGTGAAATGAAATGACAGACGCGGCGCAAGATGCAAATTTACCTATGGAAtgttggccaggccaagcTGAGCTTGCTAATACCCTACAAGGAATCGAAATCAATTGGGAAATTAAGCAAAGAATATAACAATCGGTAAATTACTATTTAAAAGAACCAAATAGCTAAtaaagaaaggaaaatttcGAATATGGAAAGTATTTCTCATTTACTGGAAAACTAATATTTTacatgtttataaatttaaaggaACTGGAATTTATATAGGCTGAAACCTTATATATCTTAAAGTAGAGCACTGCACAAGCTCATGCAACTTCATCATCTGGCCAGTGCAACAGACCCATTGCCAATGAGTTCAGTTCTGGCCAGCACTCTCATTTCGTCCCCCTCTTGGTCGCCACCTGATCCTCGGTTGCCCctcccacaacaacaacaacaagagcaggCCATATCACAGGTCTCAGTTCAATCCCCACACACCACCACCTCCATTCCCATCCCCATTCCGTACCCAAACGATCCGATCCAATCCGTtccgtctccatctccatctccatctccgtcCGCCAAGTCCGTGTCCGTCTGTCCGGCGGTGGACTCTACGGCGCTGCCGTTTTAGCAACATTGCAATCATCTGAAAATTCCATtccaatcaaattaaaaactggCGTCTACCTTTTTATCATTTTCTTATCAGATCTCAAGATCTGCCGCAGCGATGCCTTCTGCTGTGCGCCTTTTATGCGAATACCATGTGGATGGTATGGGTATAAGGATGGGGCACcatggatgtgaatgtggctgtggctgttgGGGATGTGTGGATGGGTCTGCTTTGGTCCCTGCTTTCTGGTGCCGGGGCTTTTGGACTTGGACTCACTGAAACTCTGACTCGGTTTCTGGctgatttgttgttgtttttcgttaacttttttttgtgtttgttgcattttttgctctttttttatataataagcAGATCTTTGTCCCAAAGAAACCGTGGCCAtaatatatcaatataaacgcggcggaggagctgccgaaggaggggggtggggggttttTCTGCGGCAGCGGGGGCCAAAAAGGCGTCCATGAGCGCCTGGGAAGCAAAGCACATTCATGGCCTGGTCTTGTTTGCCAGTTTTCAGCCAGGACTGGACGTTGACTTCGTTACTTTGGTGGGGAACGGGGTTGGTGATGGGGGGTAAGGGACGGGGGGCTATTGGGGGGCAGGCAAATGCGACCGAATGGCGACGACGAAATCCATTAGTTTTGCACCTTCGCAACATGTTGCAGCGACGTTGTTGTCATCGCCAAAGATTCgtcttttttgttgtttctttcttctttttttttggtaattttttcctttttttggccattgctGGCACCGCAAATTGGTAAAAATTAACACGCTGCTTTGCTCTTGACCAAAAACAGGCACACGAAACCCATTTTGCTTTTAGGCGTCTGTCGCCAAAATTCCTTTCATGCAATCCTCTGCAGACCCCCGCGGCCCAGCATCATacttcaatttaataaattaattggctTTGTGTCGGCTGAAGCATTTGATCGGTCGGTCGgccggtcggtcggtcggagTAGTTGGTAGTTGGCAGGGACGAGGGGAAATGGAGGCTTGGGAACCGATCCTCAAGCTTGCTTGCAAGtattactgctgctgctttcgttAATGCCAACCTCCCATGAAAAGATAGAAATCAACTTGGCTTTACAGAGATCCTCTTACAGTCTGCTCCTCTTCCTGCCTTAGCCCTTCGGTGCCCCCCACCTCGCTCTCCCCatcacccaaaaaaaaaaaaagaaaaaaaaaaacaaccacaggcacagacacacacacacgcattccTGGCGTTCAGTGGCACTCGAAATGCGTTTATCTGGTGCTGGGACTGCGTTTTTATTATCTTAGGTGTtaatgatttcatttttggccaccCAATTGAGGCTGTCTGGCTCGCTGGTCTGCGGACCCTTCTTTTGCCTGGCTTTCTGTATTATTTctgcttattttttttgtttcccaGCTCCGTTCACTGTCTGGTCCTCTGATCTGCCTGGGCATCCTCTGTCTCGGCTTATCGCTTTAATCTCTTCTGACAGTGATTATTGCTGTTTGCGGATTGTGCAATTGATGTGCGAACTTCGACACCATCTCTGCCTTCTTTTCGCCTCGTTTTCCCGCAGGCCTGGCGCAGAGATGGTGGAAAAATCTCGTTTACCGTCTCTATTTACAGGGACACGGGGCCACTGCGAAGGGCGGCTCGCTTTTAGCACCCAAATATGATGTCATGGATTTGGCGGCCTCCGCCTCTCGGCCTGTAAGTCGAAACCCCAAAAAGGGCAATTTTTGAAATCATACGCCAAACATGGCGCGACATAACTGGGGAGCCTTGGGAGCATCTCAGTTCAGTTCGCTTTCAGTTTAGTCCAGGAGCTGGCGCAGGAGCCGCAGATGGAGTTGGAATCAGAAATTGGGAGTCGGGAGAATCGGGAGCTGCGAGATGGAAGCTGGAGCATTGTTCTTTGCACTGTCGCTTTCGCACTTCACAAAGGGATAGAGTTCAATTTTTGTGTCTGCATtcgaaacaaaagacttaagcaACGAACTTGGCAATTTTTTTATGCCCGCTCTTCATTCTGCCCATCATCCTTCTCCGgccactttttggccagaaagcTGCTACGGCGATAGTATTTTGGACCAAAAAGGTGTCGCTGATTGTCTTTTAAGAGAGTTTCTGGTCCGCGGCGCCGTCGCCTGGGCGTTGACAGTTGTTGtgattgttttgttgtttgtgccgctgccgctgccgctccAGCATTGTGGTTGCCACCAGTGGAATGTGGCCGAATGCGCGGCCTCCCTTTTGCCAGTCGGTGCATTCAATCGAATTCAATTGTTTTTGGCAGTCGCGCACCGCAAAAAGCCCAGCCAGAAATTGCAAAGTAGCCGAAGCACAGCCGCATTCCCACAGCTactggtcctgctcctgccttttggccacaaaaaaaaaaataagcaaagcaaataaaacaaaataaataaaacaaccaAAATCGGTTGCACAGAAGCAGTGGGCTTGATCGGGAGGCAGTGTAAGGTTGCGCCTGCCATAATCAGGCTCAGAATCTGGACGTCTTTAACTCTTGCCCATGCGACTGGCTGCATCCTCAAAGCTGGCGCTAAGACCTAAAGCGATAATCGCACATCAATTCGTTTTATAATGATGACGAGCCCC
It contains:
- the LOC6736924 gene encoding protein vein isoform X2, whose amino-acid sequence is MYAQHLRKWSLKTKKQLMPLILLIISYMLLLNTCVLSSSATTQQQQQQQQQQQHLPRLWEGSAEESSYYIPLSSDNGSGSSESSAESGSSSSRSSSNIDNNILSRLLSLNSNSLSSRSNVKLKPATVFDAGSSTPAQQEQHVAAVPEQQQQQQQSMQKVPNTLINSQIYNLLYNGMPSEAASSKMRRHIQPSQLPHQPESIAQLPSNYSSRPAVRSYLIESYEMPESQLEDHSPELAARSRRDGSNTNGSRQQQRTGHRQQMQQDKRDHRRQRQDQHKEQRQQHQHKSGNKHHQQQQQRRKHQQKHQRYNRYCSARDPAQLAFAAPTVFQGVFKSMSADRRVNFSATMKVEKVYKQQHDLQLPTLVRLQFALSNSSGECDIYRERLMPRGMLRSGNDLQQASDISYMMFVQQTNPGNFTILGQPMRVTHLVVEAVETAVSENYTQNAEVTKIFSKPSKAIIKHGKKLRIVCEVSGQPPPKVTWFKDDKSINRKRNIYQFKHHKRRSELIVRSFNSSSDAGRYECRAKNKASKAIAKRRIMIKASPVHFPTDRSASGIPCNFDYCFHNGTCRMIPDINEVYCRCPTEYFGNRCENKWPDSRYSSPESCKNYQGGYYC
- the LOC6736924 gene encoding protein vein isoform X6 produces the protein MYAQHLRKWSLKTKKQLMPLILLIISYMLLLNTCVLSSSATTQQQQQQQQQQQHLPRLWEGSAEESSYYIPLSSDNGSGSSESSAESGSSSSRSSSNIDNNILSRLLSLNSNSLSSRSNVKLKPATVFDAGSSTPAQQEQHVAAVPEQQQQQQQSMQKVPNTLINSQIYNLLYNGMPSEAASSKMRRHIQPSQLPHQPESIAQLPSNYSSRPAVRSYLIESYEMPESQLEDHSPELAARSRRDGSNTNGSRQQQRTGHRQQMQQDKRDHRRQRQDQHKEQRQQHQHKSGNKHHQQQQQRRKHQQKHQRYNRYCSARDPAQLAFAAPTVFQGVFKSMSADRRVNFSATMKVEKVYKQQHDLQLPTLVRLQFALSNSSGECDIYRERLMPRGMLRSGNDLQQASDISYMMFVQQTNPGNFTILGQPMRVTHLVVEAVETAVSENYKRRGHKDLLEAE
- the LOC6736924 gene encoding protein vein isoform X1, coding for MYAQHLRKWSLKTKKQLMPLILLIISYMLLLNTCVLSSSATTQQQQQQQQQQQHLPRLWEGSAEESSYYIPLSSDNGSGSSESSAESGSSSSRSSSNIDNNILSRLLSLNSNSLSSRSNVKLKPATVFDAGSSTPAQQEQHVAAVPEQQQQQQQSMQKVPNTLINSQIYNLLYNGMPSEAASSKMRRHIQPSQLPHQPESIAQLPSNYSSRPAVRSYLIESYEMPESQLEDHSPELAARSRRDGSNTNGSRQQQRTGHRQQMQQDKRDHRRQRQDQHKEQRQQHQHKSGNKHHQQQQQRRKHQQKHQRYNRYCSARDPAQLAFAAPTVFQGVFKSMSADRRVNFSATMKVEKVYKQQHDLQLPTLVRLQFALSNSSGECDIYRERLMPRGMLRSGNDLQQASDISYMMFVQQTNPGNFTILGQPMRVTHLVVEAVETAVSENYTQNAEVTKIFSKPSKAIIKHGKKLRIVCEVSGQPPPKVTWFKDDKSINRKRNIYQFKHHKRRSELIVRSFNSSSDAGRYECRAKNKASKAIAKRRIMIKASPVHFPTDRSASGIPCNFDYCFHNGTCRMIPDINEVYCRCPTEYFGNRCENKWPDSRYFVAIYGQIHTLNNDY
- the LOC6736924 gene encoding protein vein isoform X3, translated to MYAQHLRKWSLKTKKQLMPLILLIISYMLLLNTCVLSSSATTQQQQQQQQQQQHLPRLWEGSAEESSYYIPLSSDNGSGSSESSAESGSSSSRSSSNIDNNILSRLLSLNSNSLSSRSNVKLKPATVFDAGSSTPAQQEQHVAAVPEQQQQQQQSMQKVPNTLINSQIYNLLYNGMPSEAASSKMRRHIQPSQLPHQPESIAQLPSNYSSRPAVRSYLIESYEMPESQLEDHSPELAARSRRDGSNTNGSRQQQRTGHRQQMQQDKRDHRRQRQDQHKEQRQQHQHKSGNKHHQQQQQRRKHQQKHQRYNRYCSARDPAQLAFAAPTVFQGVFKSMSADRRVNFSATMKVEKVYKQQHDLQLPTLVRLQFALSNSSGECDIYRERLMPRGMLRSGNDLQQASDISYMMFVQQTNPGNFTILGQPMRVTHLVVEAVETAVSENYTQNAEVTKIFSKPSKAIIKHGKKLRIVCEVSGQPPPKVTWFKDDKSINRKRNIYQFKHHKRRSELIVRSFNSSSDAGRYECRAKNKASKAIAKRRIMIKASPVHFPTDRSASGIPCNFDYCFHNGTCRMIPDINEVYCRCPTEYFGNRCENKWPDISWQEYDEPDGTH
- the LOC6736924 gene encoding protein vein isoform X5, producing MYAQHLRKWSLKTKKQLMPLILLIISYMLLLNTCVLSSSATTQQQQQQQQQQQHLPRLWEGSAEESSYYIPLSSDNGSGSSESSAESGSSSSRSSSNIDNNILSRLLSLNSNSLSSRSNVKLKPATVFDAGSSTPAQQEQHVAAVPEQQQQQQQSMQKVPNTLINSQIYNLLYNGMPSEAASSKMRRHIQPSQLPHQPESIAQLPSNYSSRPAVRSYLIESYEMPESQLEDHSPELAARSRRDGSNTNGSRQQQRTGHRQQMQQDKRDHRRQRQDQHKEQRQQHQHKSGNKHHQQQQQRRKHQQKHQRYNRYCSARDPAQLAFAAPTVFQGVFKSMSADRRVNFSATMKVEKVYKQQHDLQLPTLVRLQFALSNSSGECDIYRERLMPRGMLRSGNDLQQASDISYMMFVQQTNPGNFTILGQPMRVTHLVVEAVETAVSENYTQNAEVTKIFSKPSKAIIKHGKKLRIVCEVSGQPPPKVTWFKDDKSINRKRNIYQFKHHKRRSELIVRSFNSSSDAGRYECRAKNKASKAIAKRRIMIKASPVHFPTDRSASGIPCNFDYCFHNGTCRMIPDINEVYCRCPTEYFGNRCENKWPDSSLLAGIR